In one window of Mesorhizobium sp. B2-1-1 DNA:
- a CDS encoding phosphoribosyltransferase family protein has product MHYRSISDMNDAIVSNLHRLPRDIDLVVGVPRSGVLAATLVSLAANIPMTDLDSFLEGRVYTSGITKRRAVLDRKVAEMRKVLVIDDSVSGGNAMRDARARIEGAGIEADYTFAAVFGLEPQHAETDVVFEVVPHPRMFQWNFMHHKFLAQCCVDIDGVLCLDPTEAENDDGPAYEKFLSEARPLHTATRKIGWLVTSRLEKYRALTEAWLAKHEIKYDHLIMLDLPSKAERQRLGAHGSFKAEFYRKSDAILFIESEHEQALRITELSGKPVLCVETHMVSFPNALSLPALSQAARNLPARLRQAKSQEGRKGAAKALARALLGARGYETLKSRVKRLA; this is encoded by the coding sequence ATGCATTACCGATCGATCTCAGACATGAACGACGCGATCGTGAGCAACCTTCACCGGTTGCCGCGCGACATCGACCTGGTGGTCGGCGTCCCCAGAAGCGGGGTGCTGGCAGCGACGCTGGTCAGCCTCGCGGCGAACATACCGATGACCGACCTGGACTCCTTCCTCGAGGGTCGCGTCTACACATCGGGCATCACCAAGCGCCGTGCGGTGCTCGACCGCAAGGTCGCGGAAATGCGCAAGGTGCTGGTGATCGACGACAGCGTCTCCGGCGGCAACGCCATGCGCGACGCCCGCGCCCGCATAGAGGGTGCCGGCATCGAGGCCGACTACACCTTTGCCGCCGTGTTCGGGCTTGAGCCGCAGCATGCCGAGACCGATGTCGTCTTCGAGGTCGTGCCGCATCCGCGCATGTTCCAGTGGAACTTCATGCATCACAAATTCCTGGCGCAATGCTGCGTCGACATAGACGGGGTGCTGTGCCTCGATCCGACCGAAGCGGAAAACGACGATGGTCCGGCCTACGAGAAATTCCTTAGCGAAGCGCGGCCGCTCCACACCGCGACCCGCAAGATCGGCTGGCTGGTGACCAGCCGGCTGGAGAAATACCGCGCGCTGACCGAGGCATGGCTGGCCAAGCACGAGATCAAGTACGATCATCTGATCATGCTCGACCTGCCGAGCAAGGCGGAGCGTCAGCGGCTTGGCGCGCATGGCAGTTTCAAGGCCGAATTCTACCGCAAATCCGATGCCATCCTGTTCATCGAGAGCGAGCACGAGCAGGCGCTGAGGATCACCGAGCTGTCGGGCAAACCGGTGCTGTGCGTCGAAACGCACATGGTCAGCTTCCCCAACGCGCTGTCGCTCCCGGCGCTCAGCCAGGCGGCGCGCAACCTGCCGGCCAGGTTGCGACAGGCCAAATCACAGGAAGGCCGCAAGGGCGCCGCCAAGGCCCTTGCCCGCGCCCTGCTTGGCGCCCGCGGCTACGAGACGCTGAAAAGCCGGGTCAAGCGCCTGGCCTGA
- a CDS encoding glycosyltransferase, with product MKVLFAGGNGYTPEFSGGVQSSTHHLAEQLIEHGHEAAVLAALFGDGVFGFKARAKMKLLRQPAVIDSFPGYPVVRAWFPWKAADFAVRRLKPDVAVVQCHKSVPVGKALQAEGVPLVVYLRNVEFHELGGDLRELHSALYIANSQFTARAYKQKFGIDAAVLPPTINAALYSTPTTGQFVTLINPYEEKGFELAVRIAGACPEIPFLFVESWKLADDHRARIEQTIAPFSNIRLENRTGDMKTVYGRTRILLAPSKWEEAWGRVASEAHCSGIPVIGSRRGGLPEAIGPGGVVLDYEAPLTDWVAAVRLLWNDRQEYDRLSATARSFSERPELDPDRQFLTFFSILDKATQQRSRQAA from the coding sequence ATGAAAGTTCTTTTTGCAGGCGGCAACGGATACACGCCCGAATTCAGCGGCGGCGTCCAGTCGAGCACCCATCATCTGGCCGAGCAGTTGATCGAGCACGGCCATGAGGCGGCCGTACTGGCCGCCCTGTTCGGCGACGGTGTCTTCGGCTTCAAGGCGCGCGCCAAGATGAAGCTGCTGCGTCAGCCGGCGGTCATCGACAGTTTTCCCGGCTATCCGGTGGTGCGGGCCTGGTTTCCCTGGAAGGCGGCCGACTTTGCCGTCCGCAGATTGAAGCCGGACGTGGCCGTCGTCCAGTGCCATAAGTCGGTTCCGGTGGGCAAGGCGCTGCAGGCCGAAGGCGTGCCGCTGGTCGTCTATCTCAGGAATGTCGAGTTCCATGAGCTGGGCGGCGATCTGCGCGAGCTGCATTCGGCGCTCTACATCGCCAATTCGCAATTCACTGCGCGCGCCTACAAACAGAAGTTCGGCATCGATGCGGCGGTGCTGCCGCCGACCATCAATGCCGCCCTCTACAGCACGCCGACCACGGGCCAGTTCGTCACCTTGATCAATCCGTACGAGGAGAAAGGCTTCGAGCTCGCCGTGCGCATCGCTGGCGCCTGCCCCGAGATTCCGTTCCTGTTCGTGGAGAGCTGGAAGCTCGCCGACGATCATCGCGCCCGCATCGAGCAGACCATCGCCCCGTTCTCCAACATCAGGCTGGAGAACCGCACCGGCGACATGAAGACCGTCTATGGCCGCACCAGGATCCTGCTGGCGCCCAGCAAATGGGAAGAGGCCTGGGGCCGTGTGGCCTCGGAAGCCCATTGCAGCGGCATTCCCGTCATTGGCTCGCGGCGCGGCGGCCTGCCCGAAGCGATCGGACCAGGCGGCGTGGTGCTCGATTACGAAGCTCCGCTCACCGACTGGGTCGCGGCTGTCAGGCTGCTGTGGAACGACCGCCAGGAATATGACCGGCTCTCGGCCACGGCGCGCAGCTTCTCCGAGCGTCCGGAGCTCGATCCTGATCGCCAGTTCCTCACGTTCTTTTCCATACTGGACAAGGCCACACAGCAGCGTTCGCGGCAGGCGGCGTAG
- a CDS encoding GMC oxidoreductase encodes MVLDVKPEQITKDHFDVVAIGSGFGSAFFLHEFTKRRKARILLLEWGRHNTHEWQLKQNVNTDIEDESTYKTNSDKPWNYTIGLGGGTNCWFAQTPRFHPNDFRLKSTYGIGNDWPISYDDVEPFYCDAEDIMSISGDPDMAAMLPRSKPFPQPPHRMSTPDRIMKAAQPGQHFVMPTARARVPTAQRTSCCANLRCWLCPVDAKFTANNGLMHVFEHPDVSVCLGSEVRRLDHVGGTVRSVTFVHADKEYQVSGDLFVLGANAIQSAAIMLRSGLGGEFVGRGLHESYGWNFEVYLDGVDNFDGSTITTGLNFGLYDGPHRSEHAAALVYFENRWQHGMRAEKGRLRQALPLVVVTENLLDHENFVTLDEDDNAFVSFKAPSDYAVKGMARALEKLPGLLAPLPVEQLFDRGIRPTESHVQGTLRMGTGPADSVVDSGMIHHQLRNLVVVGTSTYPSCSCANPSLTAAALSLRAASRMA; translated from the coding sequence ATGGTGCTGGACGTAAAGCCGGAGCAGATCACCAAGGACCACTTCGACGTTGTCGCGATCGGTTCCGGTTTCGGTTCGGCCTTCTTCCTGCACGAATTCACGAAGCGGCGTAAGGCGCGCATCCTGCTCCTGGAATGGGGCCGCCACAACACGCATGAATGGCAGCTCAAGCAGAACGTCAACACCGACATCGAGGACGAGTCGACCTACAAGACCAATTCCGACAAGCCCTGGAACTACACGATCGGGCTGGGCGGCGGCACCAATTGCTGGTTCGCGCAGACGCCGAGGTTCCATCCCAACGATTTCAGGCTGAAAAGCACCTACGGCATCGGCAATGACTGGCCGATCAGCTATGACGACGTCGAACCGTTCTATTGCGACGCCGAAGACATCATGTCGATCTCGGGCGATCCCGACATGGCGGCGATGCTGCCGCGTTCGAAGCCTTTTCCGCAGCCGCCGCACCGCATGTCGACGCCCGACCGGATCATGAAGGCGGCGCAGCCCGGCCAGCATTTCGTCATGCCGACCGCGCGCGCCCGCGTGCCGACCGCGCAGCGCACCTCGTGCTGTGCCAACCTCAGATGCTGGCTGTGCCCGGTCGACGCCAAATTCACCGCCAATAACGGCCTGATGCATGTCTTCGAACATCCCGACGTGTCGGTCTGCCTCGGTTCGGAAGTGCGCCGGCTCGACCATGTCGGCGGGACCGTCCGCTCGGTCACTTTCGTCCACGCCGACAAGGAATATCAGGTCAGCGGCGACCTCTTCGTTCTCGGCGCCAACGCCATCCAGAGCGCGGCGATCATGCTGCGTTCCGGCCTGGGAGGCGAATTCGTCGGCCGCGGCCTGCATGAATCCTATGGCTGGAATTTCGAGGTCTATCTCGACGGTGTCGACAATTTCGACGGCAGCACCATCACCACCGGCTTGAATTTCGGTCTCTATGACGGTCCGCACCGGTCCGAGCACGCCGCGGCGCTGGTCTATTTCGAGAACCGCTGGCAACACGGCATGCGCGCCGAGAAAGGGCGGCTGCGCCAGGCGCTGCCGCTCGTCGTGGTGACCGAGAACCTGCTCGACCATGAGAATTTCGTCACGCTCGACGAGGACGACAACGCCTTCGTCAGCTTCAAGGCGCCGTCGGACTACGCGGTCAAGGGCATGGCGCGGGCGCTGGAGAAACTGCCCGGGCTGCTCGCCCCGCTGCCGGTCGAACAGCTTTTCGATCGCGGCATCCGGCCAACCGAATCGCATGTCCAGGGTACGCTCCGGATGGGAACGGGCCCGGCCGATTCGGTGGTCGACAGCGGCATGATTCATCACCAGCTCAGGAACCTGGTCGTGGTCGGCACCAGCACATATCCGAGCTGTTCATGCGCCAATCCGAGCCTGACCGCGGCAGCGCTGTCCCTGCGGGCGGCGAGCCGGATGGCGTGA
- a CDS encoding UDP-glucose dehydrogenase family protein, which produces MNLTVFGIGYVGLVQAAVLAEVGHQVVCVDIDANKVERLNQGLVPIFEPGLESIVKENHAAGRIKFTTDAAAAVRHGEIQMIAVGTPPGEDGSADLKYVLAVAEAIGREMDAPKIVVGKSTVPVGTCEKIKARIAETLKKRGREDLTFDVASNPEFLKEGSAVADCMRPDRIIVGTSSEATEAVMRELYAPFNRNHEKMIVMDVRSAEFTKYAANCMLATKISFMNEMANLAEQLGADIEEVRKGIGSDPRIGYHFIYPGLGYGGSCFPKDVRALIKTAEGVKFDAKLLRAVEERNNEQKSVLFDKVNRYFKGNLKGKTFALWGLAFKPNTDDMREAPARTLMEALWNVGATVQAYDPEAMQECQAIYGLRDDLLLCGTKEAALRGADALLIATEWKSFRAPSFDALKDALTTPIIFDGRNLYDPKVIARHGIEYHSIGRMAA; this is translated from the coding sequence ATGAATTTGACGGTGTTTGGTATCGGCTATGTCGGTCTCGTGCAGGCTGCTGTGCTTGCCGAAGTGGGCCACCAGGTCGTCTGCGTCGACATCGACGCGAACAAGGTCGAGCGGCTCAATCAAGGTCTCGTCCCGATTTTCGAGCCGGGCCTGGAAAGCATCGTGAAGGAGAACCATGCCGCCGGCCGCATCAAGTTCACCACCGACGCGGCCGCCGCCGTCAGGCATGGTGAAATCCAGATGATCGCGGTCGGCACGCCTCCCGGCGAGGATGGCTCGGCCGATCTCAAATATGTGCTGGCGGTCGCCGAGGCGATCGGCCGGGAAATGGATGCGCCCAAGATCGTCGTCGGCAAGTCGACCGTGCCGGTCGGCACCTGCGAGAAGATCAAGGCCAGGATCGCCGAAACGCTGAAGAAAAGAGGCCGCGAGGACCTGACCTTCGACGTCGCTTCCAATCCGGAATTCCTCAAGGAAGGGTCCGCCGTCGCCGATTGCATGAGGCCGGACCGCATCATCGTTGGCACGTCGAGCGAGGCCACCGAGGCGGTGATGCGCGAGCTCTACGCCCCCTTCAACCGCAACCACGAGAAGATGATCGTGATGGATGTGCGCAGCGCCGAATTCACCAAATACGCGGCCAATTGCATGCTCGCCACCAAGATCAGCTTCATGAACGAAATGGCGAACCTTGCCGAACAGCTTGGCGCCGACATCGAGGAGGTGCGCAAGGGCATCGGCAGCGATCCGCGCATCGGCTACCACTTCATCTATCCAGGCCTCGGCTATGGCGGTTCCTGCTTTCCCAAGGACGTGCGCGCCCTCATCAAGACCGCCGAAGGCGTCAAGTTCGACGCCAAGCTGCTGCGCGCCGTCGAGGAGCGCAACAACGAGCAGAAATCCGTGCTGTTCGACAAGGTGAACCGCTATTTCAAGGGCAACCTCAAGGGCAAGACCTTCGCGCTCTGGGGCCTGGCTTTCAAGCCCAACACCGACGACATGCGCGAGGCGCCCGCCCGCACGCTGATGGAGGCACTCTGGAACGTCGGCGCCACCGTGCAGGCCTATGATCCCGAGGCGATGCAGGAATGCCAGGCCATCTACGGGCTGCGCGACGACCTGCTTCTGTGCGGCACCAAGGAAGCGGCGCTGCGCGGCGCCGATGCGCTGCTGATCGCCACCGAGTGGAAGAGTTTTCGCGCGCCGTCCTTCGACGCGCTGAAGGACGCGCTGACCACGCCGATCATCTTCGACGGCCGCAACCTCTATGATCCCAAGGTCATCGCCCGCCACGGCATCGAATATCACTCGATCGGCAGGATGGCGGCATGA
- a CDS encoding family 16 glycosylhydrolase, protein MNADPRTTFTVAVRGISSTRQARQARPGGSTRRRAALVALAALAGLFAGPAPSWSQDLKSAPSFVDDFTSFNRQRWYVSDGWTNGGHQNCTWAKGQVSLADGVLSLGFEKQKTKDRDYACGEIQTKQRFGYGTYEARMKTDTGPGLNAAFFSYIGPSDKQPWDEIDFEILTKDTSKVQVNAYIAGKGKNEKLVDVPGGTEKAFNDYAFVWQKDSLRWYVNGQLVNTITDPAKLPSHAQKIFFSLWGSDTMTGWLGAFADPGRKLSLQIERVAFTAQGEPCQFPESLACSVK, encoded by the coding sequence ATGAATGCGGATCCGAGAACCACGTTCACCGTCGCAGTTCGCGGCATATCGTCAACGCGCCAGGCCAGGCAAGCCCGCCCGGGCGGTTCCACCAGACGCAGGGCTGCCCTGGTCGCGCTGGCCGCTCTCGCTGGCCTGTTCGCCGGGCCGGCGCCATCCTGGTCGCAGGATCTGAAGTCGGCGCCCTCATTCGTCGATGATTTCACCAGCTTCAACCGCCAGCGCTGGTATGTCTCCGATGGCTGGACGAATGGCGGCCATCAGAATTGCACCTGGGCGAAGGGGCAGGTCAGCCTGGCGGACGGCGTGCTGTCGCTGGGGTTCGAGAAGCAGAAGACGAAGGACCGCGACTACGCTTGCGGCGAAATCCAGACCAAGCAGCGATTCGGCTACGGCACCTACGAGGCGCGCATGAAGACCGACACCGGTCCCGGCCTCAACGCGGCTTTCTTCTCCTATATCGGCCCGTCGGACAAGCAGCCCTGGGACGAGATCGACTTCGAGATCCTGACCAAGGACACGTCCAAGGTGCAGGTCAATGCCTACATCGCCGGCAAGGGCAAGAACGAGAAGCTGGTCGACGTGCCGGGCGGCACGGAAAAGGCCTTCAACGACTACGCCTTCGTCTGGCAGAAGGACAGTTTGCGCTGGTACGTCAACGGCCAACTGGTGAACACCATCACCGATCCGGCAAAGCTGCCCAGCCATGCTCAGAAGATCTTCTTCAGCCTCTGGGGCAGCGATACGATGACCGGATGGTTGGGCGCATTCGCCGATCCCGGACGCAAGCTTTCGCTGCAGATCGAGCGCGTCGCCTTCACCGCGCAGGGCGAACCCTGCCAGTTTCCGGAATCGCTGGCATGCAGCGTAAAATAG
- a CDS encoding glycosyltransferase family 2 protein: MSMTESKVCVIIAARNAARTIAVAIASALREPEVAEVVVVDDASSDDTAQVARAADDGSGRLAVIRLDVNRGPSFARNAAIAASQSPFIAILDADDFFLAGRFHNLFAGADWDFAADNIMLIRDDALSDVTQIVAPQFAAEPEFLDLERFVEGNISRRNVRRGELGFLKPVISRAFLDRHGLRYDESLRLGEDYELYARAVASGARFKVIRSCGYGAIVRADSLSGRHKTQDLKRLADADLALLAIDSLPEGSKAVLRRHERHVRDKYRLRNFLDVKAERGLASAAAYAFASQSNLVPIVQGVASDKLEALFRRVGFASRRQHVPPMRFLMAGTSTGKQP, from the coding sequence ATGTCGATGACGGAATCAAAGGTCTGCGTGATCATCGCGGCCCGAAACGCGGCGCGAACAATCGCGGTCGCCATCGCGTCCGCGCTACGCGAACCGGAAGTGGCGGAAGTCGTCGTCGTCGACGACGCCTCCAGCGATGACACGGCCCAAGTCGCCCGCGCCGCCGATGACGGCAGCGGCCGGCTCGCGGTGATCCGGCTCGACGTCAATCGCGGCCCCTCCTTCGCCCGCAACGCCGCTATCGCGGCCTCGCAATCGCCGTTCATCGCCATTCTTGACGCCGACGACTTCTTTCTCGCGGGCAGGTTTCATAACCTCTTTGCCGGCGCGGACTGGGATTTCGCGGCCGACAACATCATGCTCATCAGGGACGACGCCTTGAGCGATGTCACCCAGATCGTCGCACCGCAGTTCGCGGCCGAGCCGGAATTCCTCGACCTTGAGCGCTTCGTCGAAGGCAACATCTCCAGGCGCAACGTGCGCAGAGGCGAACTCGGTTTCCTCAAGCCGGTGATCAGCCGCGCTTTTCTCGACAGGCACGGCTTGCGCTATGACGAGAGCTTGCGTCTGGGCGAGGATTACGAGCTCTACGCGCGCGCGGTCGCCAGCGGCGCGCGCTTCAAGGTCATCCGCTCCTGCGGTTACGGCGCCATCGTGCGGGCCGATTCGCTGAGCGGCCGCCACAAGACGCAGGACCTGAAGCGTCTGGCCGACGCCGACCTGGCGCTGCTGGCGATCGACAGCCTGCCTGAGGGCTCCAAAGCGGTGCTACGCCGCCACGAGCGCCACGTGCGCGACAAATACCGGTTGCGCAATTTCCTCGACGTCAAGGCCGAGCGGGGCCTGGCGTCAGCCGCGGCCTATGCCTTCGCAAGCCAATCCAACCTGGTTCCCATCGTCCAGGGCGTGGCGTCCGACAAGCTCGAGGCGCTGTTTCGCCGCGTCGGGTTCGCCTCCCGTCGTCAACATGTGCCGCCAATGCGTTTTCTCATGGCCGGCACCAGCACGGGCAAGCAGCCTTGA
- a CDS encoding nucleotidyltransferase family protein, which translates to MALTERSYERLRAADCASEIAYVQACLRLFFAARSGAAPGDASGLSVANVTDIARLNKVATFILKVLSSAPANGPPAQFSQWLDAYRRKTVSMNASCIMDSMAIQAALRDRQIDFVFLKGPFQQHLLYDDHFMKPSGDVDILVAPAGFFRAREALRSIGYEIAGKSRSVWWVRFLGEQHMIRGDGPTQSTVDLHYRLQQPGSPSPRDADGFLRRKRQVEITGVEVPFTSAADTLLLSCISVAKALFNREPCAGYVCDVRASADRLDEAEQQRLLDAAAAQGLDDTLLLGLRAADVLLGGADTLLSQRAARMLSRIGNEDLLNMVIAPWLSSLRWPQRRTVLWELCGRAPVRYLAEAGWAASADISRRIFERQGSP; encoded by the coding sequence ATGGCCCTGACCGAACGTTCATATGAGCGACTGCGCGCCGCCGATTGCGCCAGCGAGATCGCCTATGTGCAGGCCTGTCTGCGGCTGTTCTTCGCGGCGCGATCCGGCGCCGCGCCCGGCGATGCCTCCGGCCTCTCCGTGGCCAATGTCACCGACATAGCCAGGTTGAACAAGGTCGCGACCTTTATCCTCAAGGTGCTGTCGAGCGCACCCGCGAACGGGCCGCCGGCTCAGTTCTCCCAATGGCTCGACGCCTACCGCCGGAAGACCGTTTCGATGAACGCGTCCTGCATCATGGATTCGATGGCGATCCAGGCGGCGCTGCGCGACAGGCAGATCGATTTCGTTTTCCTGAAAGGTCCCTTCCAGCAGCATCTGCTTTACGACGATCATTTCATGAAGCCTTCGGGCGATGTCGACATATTGGTGGCGCCGGCCGGGTTTTTCAGGGCGCGCGAGGCGCTCCGCTCGATCGGCTACGAGATCGCCGGCAAGTCGCGCTCGGTCTGGTGGGTCCGTTTCCTCGGCGAACAGCACATGATCCGCGGCGACGGGCCGACGCAATCCACTGTCGATCTGCATTATCGGCTCCAGCAACCCGGCTCGCCCAGCCCGCGCGACGCGGATGGCTTCCTGCGGCGCAAACGGCAGGTCGAGATCACCGGCGTCGAGGTGCCGTTCACATCGGCGGCCGACACTCTGCTGTTGTCCTGCATCAGCGTCGCCAAGGCGCTTTTCAACCGGGAACCCTGCGCCGGTTACGTCTGCGACGTGCGCGCCAGCGCCGACCGCCTGGACGAAGCCGAGCAGCAGCGCCTGCTCGATGCCGCCGCGGCGCAGGGGCTGGACGACACGCTGCTGCTTGGCCTGCGCGCCGCCGACGTGCTCCTCGGCGGCGCCGACACGCTCCTGTCGCAGCGCGCCGCGCGGATGCTGTCGCGCATCGGCAATGAGGACCTGCTCAACATGGTCATCGCGCCATGGCTGTCATCCTTGCGCTGGCCGCAGCGGCGCACCGTGTTGTGGGAGTTGTGCGGTCGTGCGCCGGTCCGCTATCTGGCGGAAGCCGGCTGGGCGGCATCGGCCGACATCAGCCGCCGCATCTTCGAACGGCAGGGCAGCCCGTGA
- a CDS encoding lasso peptide, with amino-acid sequence MEQNVEKQEYETPSLTVHGSIETITQGGGGNTALDAAFPAHTPIGDLTFS; translated from the coding sequence ATGGAACAGAATGTTGAAAAGCAGGAGTACGAAACGCCCAGCCTGACGGTTCATGGTTCGATTGAAACCATCACTCAGGGCGGTGGCGGCAACACGGCGCTCGACGCAGCATTTCCTGCGCACACGCCGATTGGCGACCTGACGTTCTCCTGA
- a CDS encoding PqqD family protein: MNWNPSDHDRVSATKEAVACEFGNGLALLNLKSNIYYSLNGVGTFIWELIQEPKPIAEIRRAVLARYDVDAERCRADVDALLKGLADSGLARLHHEEPV, translated from the coding sequence ATGAACTGGAACCCATCTGACCACGATCGCGTAAGTGCGACCAAGGAAGCGGTTGCCTGCGAATTCGGCAATGGCCTGGCGCTTCTCAACCTGAAATCCAACATCTACTACAGCCTCAACGGGGTAGGCACGTTCATCTGGGAGCTGATTCAGGAGCCGAAACCAATTGCCGAAATCCGCCGGGCCGTGCTCGCGCGCTATGATGTCGACGCCGAGCGCTGCAGGGCCGATGTCGACGCGCTGTTGAAAGGTCTGGCCGATAGCGGACTTGCGAGGCTGCATCATGAGGAACCTGTCTAG
- a CDS encoding lasso peptide biosynthesis B2 protein, whose product MLFLCRCLLVVAAVRLGLTLFSYNRLRGIVTRLEARECASTGELRRVAWGVAAVARLVPRASCLTQALAGQYILARQGNASKIRIGIERDTGRQLKAHAWLISGNHVVLGGSIDRFVPLVDYGQ is encoded by the coding sequence ATGCTGTTCCTCTGCCGCTGCCTGCTGGTGGTCGCGGCCGTTCGCCTGGGGCTGACCCTGTTCTCCTACAACCGCCTTCGCGGCATCGTCACCCGGCTGGAGGCGCGTGAATGCGCCAGCACGGGAGAGCTGCGCCGTGTCGCCTGGGGCGTTGCCGCCGTGGCCCGCCTGGTGCCGCGCGCAAGCTGCCTCACCCAGGCGCTCGCCGGCCAGTACATTCTCGCCCGCCAGGGCAACGCCTCGAAGATCCGCATCGGCATCGAGCGCGACACCGGCCGGCAGCTGAAGGCGCATGCCTGGCTGATCAGCGGCAACCATGTCGTCCTTGGCGGCTCGATAGACAGGTTTGTCCCTCTCGTCGACTATGGTCAATGA
- a CDS encoding lasso peptide isopeptide bond-forming cyclase translates to MSGVAGILHGHEAPESAADIQRMLARMRHRARDGSSWWTDKAVALGHAWLNTTDEAGPGPLTMAGGKLAVTADCRLDNRDELTARLGVRDASVADAVLLMWAYLRWGEACPVHLQGDFAFAIWDAERQVLFCARDHFGVKPFYYHADGQRFVFASEIGPILGVTSAGARLSEHQISGFLAGLPDDPQATPYTDIFRLPARHSLTVTGQRVTLQRYWQIEPSSRPMGPDAAEEFAHLFSQSVRNRMRGSAAVGAMLSGGLDSSSIACVAGRQNLSEGKPRLPTFSLVFERGSAMDETPFIDAVLEQGRVDGTLIPVGNYAPFAEFERVLEEQEGTFLAPGLTLTREVYRTAGAKGVKVLLDGHGGDEVVSQGHGHLHELANAGKWLELWREIRSASNTYGDGMLGMYFQFLTIYGPAWRVARLRHAANRLLHRLRKPAQGGSWRDLINADLAGRTELIERVHRAGYKPPDVSASEALTHRWILSNGYVPHAFEVLDKAAANFGVEPRYPFWDKPLVEFCLALPGEEKLSRGFGRYVLRRAMQDVLPAAVQWRRDKIDFTGNLVNGMLRNHRDLLEQVLGPDAGRIEPYINLPAVKAAYARLLSRPDRPAPLDVQYVWRSASLSLWLRQVQRAGSAA, encoded by the coding sequence ATGAGCGGCGTGGCCGGTATCCTGCACGGGCACGAGGCGCCGGAGTCCGCAGCCGATATCCAGCGCATGCTGGCCCGCATGCGTCATCGCGCCCGCGACGGCAGTTCGTGGTGGACCGACAAGGCTGTCGCGCTCGGCCACGCCTGGCTCAACACGACCGATGAAGCCGGCCCCGGCCCGCTGACGATGGCGGGCGGCAAACTGGCCGTCACCGCGGATTGCCGCCTGGACAATCGCGACGAGCTGACGGCTCGGCTCGGCGTCCGCGACGCATCGGTTGCCGACGCCGTGCTCCTGATGTGGGCCTATCTGCGCTGGGGCGAAGCCTGTCCCGTGCACCTGCAAGGCGACTTCGCCTTCGCCATCTGGGATGCCGAGCGGCAGGTGCTGTTTTGCGCGCGCGATCATTTCGGCGTCAAACCGTTCTACTATCACGCGGACGGGCAGCGCTTTGTCTTTGCCTCCGAAATCGGCCCGATCCTTGGCGTCACCAGCGCCGGCGCCCGCCTCAGCGAACATCAGATCTCGGGTTTCCTGGCCGGGCTGCCAGACGATCCGCAAGCGACGCCTTACACCGATATTTTCCGCCTGCCGGCGCGCCACAGCCTCACTGTGACGGGGCAGCGCGTGACGCTGCAGCGATACTGGCAGATCGAGCCGTCGTCGCGGCCTATGGGGCCGGACGCCGCCGAGGAATTCGCCCACCTCTTCTCGCAGTCCGTGCGCAACCGCATGCGCGGAAGCGCGGCGGTCGGGGCCATGCTGAGCGGCGGCCTGGACTCCTCTTCGATCGCCTGCGTGGCGGGCCGGCAAAACCTGTCCGAGGGAAAGCCGAGGCTGCCCACCTTTTCGCTGGTTTTCGAACGCGGCTCGGCGATGGACGAAACCCCCTTCATAGACGCGGTGCTGGAACAAGGGCGCGTCGACGGCACGCTGATCCCGGTCGGCAACTACGCGCCGTTCGCGGAATTCGAACGGGTGCTGGAAGAGCAGGAAGGAACGTTCCTGGCGCCGGGCCTTACGCTCACCCGGGAGGTATACAGGACGGCGGGCGCCAAAGGCGTCAAGGTGCTTCTCGACGGCCATGGCGGGGACGAAGTCGTATCGCAGGGGCACGGCCATCTGCACGAGCTTGCCAATGCAGGCAAGTGGCTGGAGCTGTGGCGCGAGATCCGCAGCGCTTCCAACACCTATGGCGACGGCATGCTCGGCATGTATTTCCAGTTCCTGACCATCTACGGGCCTGCCTGGCGCGTGGCCAGGCTCAGGCACGCCGCGAACCGGCTCCTGCACAGGCTGCGAAAGCCGGCCCAGGGCGGAAGCTGGCGCGACCTGATCAATGCCGATCTTGCCGGCCGCACCGAGCTCATCGAGCGGGTTCACCGAGCCGGCTACAAGCCGCCCGACGTCAGCGCCAGCGAGGCGCTGACCCACCGCTGGATTCTTTCCAACGGCTATGTGCCGCATGCTTTCGAAGTCCTCGACAAGGCGGCCGCCAATTTCGGCGTCGAACCTCGTTATCCCTTCTGGGACAAGCCGCTGGTCGAGTTCTGCCTGGCATTGCCGGGCGAGGAGAAGCTCAGCCGCGGTTTTGGCCGCTACGTGCTGCGCCGCGCCATGCAAGACGTGCTGCCGGCGGCGGTCCAGTGGCGGCGCGACAAGATCGATTTCACCGGCAATCTCGTCAACGGCATGCTGCGCAACCACCGCGACCTCCTGGAACAGGTGCTCGGCCCGGACGCCGGCCGCATCGAGCCCTATATCAACCTGCCGGCCGTGAAGGCTGCCTATGCCCGGCTGCTCAGTCGGCCCGACCGGCCGGCGCCGCTCGACGTCCAGTATGTCTGGCGCTCGGCGTCGCTGTCGCTGTGGCTGCGGCAGGTGCAGCGTGCCGGGAGTGCCGCATGA